In Musa acuminata AAA Group cultivar baxijiao chromosome BXJ3-11, Cavendish_Baxijiao_AAA, whole genome shotgun sequence, one DNA window encodes the following:
- the LOC135652789 gene encoding serine/threonine-protein kinase BSK2-like has protein sequence MGCFHSKTTNLHSPEDDPDHADKPDHETNGEAGDQDQVPAFKEYGLAELRAATKGFSPDLIVSESGEKAPNVVYRGKLDGGRLVAVKRFSKQSWPDAQQFVAEAAGVGKVRHKRLVNLIGCCAEDDERLLVAEFMPNDTLSKHLFHWDKQPLPWAMRVRVAYYIAQALDHCNTENRRIYHDLNSYRVLFDEDGDPRLSSFGLMKNSRDGKSYSTNLAYTPPEFLRTGRVIPESVIYSYGTVLLDLLSGKHIPPSHALDLIRGKNMLMIMDSSLEGQYANDDATNFVELASKCLQFEARDRPNSKFLLSALAPLQTQKEIPSHALMGITKTEQVLPVMLSPLGKACARMDLTAVHDILLKTGYKDEEGAENELSFQEWTQQVQEMLNTKKFGDIAFRDKDFKSAIDYYSKLVMMMSVPSATVFARRSLSYLMNGQPELALRDAMQAQVCMPEWPTAFYLQALALSKLGMEKDAQDMLNDGAAFEVKKQSSWRG, from the exons ATGGGCTGCTTCCACTCCAAGACAACTAACCTCCACTCCCCCGAAGACGATCCCGACCACGCCGACAAGCCAGATCACG AAACGAATGGGGAGGCGGGGGACCAGGATCAGGTGCCGGCCTTCAAGGAATACGGGCTGGCGGAGCTGAGGGCGGCGACGAAGGGCTTCAGCCCGGACCTGATTGTTTCCGAGAGCGGCGAGAAGGCGCCCAATGTCGTGTACCGGGGAAAGCTTGATGGAGGACGGCTGGTGGCTGTCAAGAGGTTCTCTAAGCAGTCGTGGCCCGACGCCCAGCAGTTTGTG GCGGAAGCTGCGGGGGTGGGAAAGGTGCGGCATAAGAGGCTGGTGAACCTCATCGGATGCTGTGCGGAGGATGACGAGAGACTTCTCGTCGCAGAGTTCATGCCCAATGACACATTGTCTAAGCATCTTTTCCATT GGGATAAGCAGCCTCTACCATGGGCAATGCGAGTTAGGGTGGCATACTACATTGCACAAGCACTTGATCATTGTAATACTGAAAACCGGAGAATATATCATGATCTGAATTCTTATAGAGTTCTTTTTGATGAG GATGGAGATCCTCGTTTGTCTAGTTTTGGTCTCATGAAAAATAGCCGAGATGGAAAAAGTTATAGCACTAACCTAGCTTACACTCCACCAGAATTCTTGCGAACTG GAAGGGTAATTCCAGAGAGTGTAATCTACAGTTATGGAACTGTACTTTTAGATCTTTTGAGTGGGAAGCATATCCCCCCAAGTCAT GCACTAGACCTAATAAGAGGAAAGAACATGTTAATGATTATGGATTCTTCCCTGGAGGGGCAATATGCTAATGATGATGCTACTAATTTCGTTGAACTAGCTTCAAAATGTCTACAGTTTGAGGCTAGAGATCGACCCAACTCTAAATTTCTTCTTTCTGCCCTAGCACCACTTCAAACTCAGAAAGAG ATTCCATCACATGCTCTCATGGGTATAACAAAGACAGAACAGGTGCTGCCGGTGATGCTCTCACCACTTGGAAAGGCTTGTGCAAGGATGGATCTAACAGCTGTGCATGATATATTGCTTAAGACAGGTTATAAAGATGAAGAAGGTGCAGAAAATGAG CTTTCCTTTCAAGAATGGACACAACAAGTGCAAGAGATGTTGAATACAAAGAAATTTGGTGACATTGCATTCAGAGATAAAGATTTCAAGAGTGCTATTGACTATTATTCCAAG TTGGTGATGATGATGTCAGTTCCTTCAGCCACGGTCTTTGCCAGGCGGAGCCTTTCCTACTTGATGAATGGACAACCGGAGCTGGCCCTACGCGACGCCATGCAAGCTCAGGTGTGCATGCCGGAGTGGCCGACGGCCTTCTACTTGCAAGCCCTTGCCCTCTCAAAGCTCGGGATGGAAAAAGATGCCCAGGATATGCTCAACGATGGAGCTGCCTTCGAGGTGAAGAAGCAGAGCAGCTGGCGTGGCTAG
- the LOC135652705 gene encoding uncharacterized protein LOC135652705: MGFFRRIAGFLGLTREEDEAEEDADARHQNGGGEEGGRTGAGPPRAATRGFSVHVPVAVERPSVGPVLVPCDPGEGGVQGFRWYTRRLRMDEDGDVADEFLSEVIAQIPPTHNQIAPPKFQVKYNTRPTAMAMRKQVIVADGNVHQSLEYQGRLQWV; encoded by the exons ATGGGATTCTTCCGAAGGATCGCGGGCTTTCTCGGGTTGACGCGGGAGGAGGACGAGGCGGAGGAGGATGCGGACGCCCGCCACCAGAACGGCGGCGGAGAGGAAGGCGGCCGGACGGGCGCCGGCCCTCCCCGCGCCGCAACCAGAGGGTTCAGCGTGCATGTCCCCGTCGCCGTCGAGCGGCCTAGCGTTGGGCCCGTCCTCGTCCCTTGCGATCCCGGTGAAGGCGGTGTTCAG GGTTTTAGGTGGTACACTCGGAGACTACGCATGGACGAAGATGGAGATGTAGCTGATGAGTTCTTGAGCGAAGTCATAGCGCAGATTCCCCCCACCCACAACCAGATCGCACCACCTAAGTTCCAGGTGAAGTACAACACCCGACCGACCGCCATGGCCATGAGAAAACAGGTCATCGTGGCCGACGGCAACGTACATCAGAGCTTAGAATACCAAGGGAGGCTGCAATGGGTGTAA